A genomic window from Candidatus Woesearchaeota archaeon includes:
- a CDS encoding alkaline phosphatase family protein: MVYVILGYDALEHECVMKFKNKTLMQERFGTTNLDGFSEPRTMVIWSSFLAGKNLEKEILAGDLWSFKLKFEDTFFSQFKSHAAIDVPGYTYDDDDHALNRKLMKETMEKTCSIEDYDKQCFDHHKKVKQQFFSALDTACKNKQEGKEHTEMVMGYFALPDTVGHISFGVEPKMRLVYDEMERITKEVSSRKEVDTILIISDHGMYPIGRFGDHSRYGFWSLNKDVDVGTPNPVDFREIILKMCGKK; the protein is encoded by the coding sequence ATGGTGTATGTTATTCTTGGTTATGATGCACTTGAACATGAGTGTGTGATGAAATTTAAAAATAAAACTCTTATGCAGGAGCGCTTCGGCACAACAAACCTTGATGGTTTTTCAGAACCGCGCACTATGGTTATTTGGTCATCTTTTCTTGCAGGAAAAAATCTGGAAAAGGAAATTCTTGCCGGAGACTTATGGAGTTTTAAATTGAAATTCGAAGACACCTTTTTTTCACAGTTCAAAAGCCACGCCGCCATCGACGTGCCCGGTTACACATACGATGATGATGACCATGCGCTGAATCGGAAGCTTATGAAAGAGACCATGGAAAAAACGTGCAGCATTGAGGACTATGACAAGCAATGCTTTGACCACCACAAAAAAGTCAAACAGCAGTTTTTTTCTGCATTGGATACTGCATGTAAAAATAAGCAGGAAGGAAAAGAACACACCGAAATGGTCATGGGCTATTTTGCGTTGCCGGACACCGTTGGACATATCAGTTTCGGCGTTGAGCCGAAGATGCGGCTCGTCTATGATGAGATGGAGCGGATTACCAAAGAGGTTTCATCAAGAAAAGAAGTTGACACCATTCTGATTATTTCAGACCATGGCATGTATCCGATTGGACGGTTTGGTGACCATTCACGCTACGGATTTTGGTCGCTGAATAAAGACGTCGACGTGGGCACGCCGAATCCAGTTGACTTTCGTGAAATTATTCTGAAGATGTGTGGAAAAAAATGA
- a CDS encoding DEAD/DEAH box helicase — translation MEYKGKILDKFQEDAIAAIEKNHSVVVSAPTGSGKTLIADYIINTDHARGIRVVYTAPIKALSNQKYKEFCADYGEKNVGMLTGDVVKNPDAPILIMTTEIYRNMAIIRDPMLDNVSYVVFDEIHYINDIERGYVWEESVIFSPPEVRFVCLSATIPNADEFAQWIESISKHPVKVIRHEHRSVPLEKKFFDVELGVTTLEHIRDVKDVPDYKHVFGKQRNRRERVPGPSHVDLVSELLEKEQVPCFFFVFSRKKTQEWAHELSKKNWFKINPDIIHRIRVKLENVSPEVKNLESTRLLRHVLPMGIGFHHAGLIPIQKELVEELFGDGLLKILYTTETFAVGINMPAKTVCFESLRKFDGIQFRLLNSKEYFQIAGRAGRRGIDKEGFAYAMVDRREFDYAALKRITLVDTEPIKSQFRLSINTTLNLIKRHSPQEIDLILCKNFYTYQKYKQNFDTTHKGVVHHTFGNLKKKLEKLGYVDGNTLTEKGDFGANIYSEEILTTEIFSTSFYPRLDEYQTLLMVASICYEHRERTQFRQLYPSPPYQDLMHKINTDPYLSKEKRFGHLKELTAFVHPCYHGDTIFDILLNTNLQEGDLIRLFRQMMDRMNQIKMATRDMQLRDRMENCQRMVIACLKDIDAV, via the coding sequence ATGGAATACAAAGGCAAGATTTTAGACAAGTTTCAGGAAGACGCGATTGCCGCCATTGAAAAAAACCATTCTGTTGTTGTGTCAGCGCCAACCGGCTCGGGCAAGACGCTGATTGCCGATTACATCATCAACACGGACCATGCTCGTGGCATCCGTGTTGTGTACACCGCTCCCATCAAAGCTCTTTCAAACCAAAAGTACAAAGAATTCTGCGCTGATTACGGCGAGAAAAATGTGGGCATGCTCACCGGCGATGTGGTCAAAAATCCTGACGCGCCGATTCTGATTATGACCACGGAAATTTACCGGAACATGGCCATCATCCGCGACCCGATGCTTGACAATGTCTCGTATGTGGTGTTTGATGAGATTCACTACATCAATGACATTGAGCGCGGCTATGTGTGGGAAGAGTCGGTTATTTTTTCACCGCCGGAAGTGCGGTTTGTCTGCCTGTCCGCAACGATTCCAAACGCCGACGAATTTGCGCAGTGGATTGAATCTATCAGCAAGCATCCGGTGAAAGTTATTCGCCATGAGCACCGCAGCGTTCCGTTGGAGAAAAAGTTTTTTGATGTTGAGTTGGGCGTCACCACATTGGAACACATTCGCGATGTCAAGGATGTGCCTGATTACAAGCACGTATTTGGCAAGCAGCGGAATCGCCGCGAGCGTGTGCCCGGACCTTCACACGTTGACTTGGTGAGTGAACTGCTGGAAAAGGAACAAGTGCCGTGCTTTTTTTTCGTGTTCTCCCGTAAGAAAACCCAGGAGTGGGCGCACGAATTATCAAAAAAAAATTGGTTCAAAATTAACCCGGATATCATCCACCGCATTCGCGTAAAGCTTGAGAATGTGTCGCCGGAAGTAAAAAATCTTGAGTCAACACGGCTTCTTCGCCATGTCCTGCCGATGGGCATCGGCTTCCACCACGCTGGCCTGATTCCAATACAAAAAGAGCTGGTTGAAGAATTGTTTGGCGATGGTTTGCTGAAAATTCTGTACACCACCGAGACATTCGCCGTCGGCATCAACATGCCGGCAAAGACCGTCTGTTTTGAATCGCTGCGCAAGTTTGACGGCATCCAGTTCCGGCTGTTGAACTCCAAGGAATATTTCCAGATTGCCGGCCGCGCAGGGCGGCGAGGCATTGACAAGGAGGGATTTGCATATGCTATGGTTGACCGCCGTGAATTTGATTATGCTGCACTCAAGCGGATTACACTGGTTGATACTGAACCAATTAAATCACAGTTCCGGCTCTCCATCAACACCACGCTGAATTTGATTAAGCGCCACTCGCCGCAGGAAATCGACCTGATACTCTGCAAGAATTTTTACACCTACCAAAAATATAAACAAAATTTTGACACGACGCATAAAGGCGTTGTCCACCACACGTTTGGCAACCTCAAAAAAAAGCTGGAGAAACTAGGGTATGTTGATGGAAACACGCTCACTGAGAAAGGCGATTTTGGCGCAAACATTTACTCGGAAGAAATTTTGACCACTGAAATATTTTCAACGTCGTTCTACCCGCGGCTTGATGAGTATCAGACGTTATTGATGGTTGCCTCAATTTGCTATGAGCACCGCGAGCGCACCCAATTCCGCCAACTCTATCCGTCTCCGCCGTATCAGGACCTTATGCACAAAATCAATACCGATCCGTATTTATCAAAAGAAAAACGTTTTGGCCACCTAAAAGAATTAACCGCGTTTGTGCATCCCTGCTACCACGGCGACACAATTTTTGACATTCTTTTAAATACGAATTTGCAGGAAGGCGATTTAATTCGGCTGTTCCGCCAGATGATGGACCGCATGAACCAAATCAAAATGGCAACCCGCGATATGCAGCTGCGCGACCGCATGGAAAACTGCCAGCGCATGGTTATTGCGTGCCTGAAGGATATTGATGCGGTTTAG
- a CDS encoding nucleotidyltransferase domain-containing protein, translated as MLKELAPLFKKIERWMVHEKALDVILFGSAARGKMQPQDIDLCILISDTDEEKSIELVDSLGKITEKDVKTHITILTATALVKGNTLTRTLLSEGVSIKHKTDFSRRGGYEKKTLFVYSLKHFSASQRVRFHYLLRGRYGMRGILAEVEGKLMGTGTMAVPTEKEDILKEVFDQWKVPYTMHRVLWS; from the coding sequence ATGCTCAAAGAATTAGCACCACTGTTCAAAAAAATTGAGCGGTGGATGGTACACGAGAAGGCATTAGATGTTATCCTCTTTGGCTCTGCTGCCCGCGGAAAAATGCAGCCGCAGGACATTGACCTCTGCATTTTGATATCAGATACCGATGAAGAAAAAAGCATCGAATTAGTTGATTCATTGGGGAAAATAACAGAAAAAGATGTTAAAACACATATCACGATTCTCACTGCAACAGCGTTGGTGAAAGGAAACACGCTGACCAGAACGCTCTTGAGTGAAGGGGTTAGCATTAAACACAAAACAGATTTTTCCCGCAGAGGGGGATATGAGAAAAAGACATTGTTTGTCTATTCGCTTAAACACTTTTCCGCATCACAACGTGTCCGCTTTCATTATCTGCTCAGGGGAAGATATGGTATGCGAGGCATACTTGCTGAGGTTGAAGGAAAACTTATGGGCACCGGCACGATGGCTGTGCCAACCGAAAAAGAAGACATCCTGAAAGAGGTTTTTGACCAGTGGAAGGTACCGTACACGATGCACCGAGTACTCTGGAGTTAA
- a CDS encoding zinc ribbon domain-containing protein: MGLGSWIAGLGVTAGVFFGIIGLMLLMIPLIGWLFAVPFFAVGIAAIIAGLTGGATAGVAKKVYHSTNSTAYCEQCGNQVNKSAKYCGECGEKV, encoded by the coding sequence ATGGGACTCGGTTCATGGATAGCAGGCTTGGGTGTTACAGCTGGAGTATTTTTTGGAATTATCGGTTTGATGTTGTTAATGATCCCATTAATTGGTTGGTTATTTGCCGTTCCATTCTTTGCTGTTGGTATAGCTGCAATAATTGCAGGACTCACTGGAGGAGCTACTGCAGGAGTAGCAAAGAAAGTTTACCATTCAACGAATTCAACCGCATATTGCGAACAATGTGGCAATCAGGTGAATAAGTCAGCTAAATATTGCGGGGAATGTGGGGAGAAGGTATAA
- a CDS encoding Fic family protein has product MVKLIYPSAERIVEYNLLVLALVKVKKADKGQVLDMAGIRRIVSECEEKEGDLYDKAVVLVKGLVKKHPFASGNRRTAFIVTKEFIAINKGTWGIKDEPSSATIMRGIREGYYSDEEIKEWINYGKIREFRRYH; this is encoded by the coding sequence ATGGTCAAATTGATATACCCCAGCGCTGAAAGAATTGTTGAATATAATCTTCTCGTACTTGCGTTGGTTAAAGTTAAAAAAGCAGATAAAGGCCAAGTATTAGATATGGCTGGAATTAGAAGAATAGTGAGCGAGTGTGAAGAAAAAGAAGGAGATCTGTATGATAAAGCAGTGGTTTTAGTAAAGGGTTTGGTTAAAAAACATCCGTTTGCGAGTGGCAATAGAAGAACAGCGTTCATTGTGACAAAAGAGTTTATAGCAATAAACAAAGGAACGTGGGGAATTAAGGATGAACCCTCCTCTGCAACAATTATGCGAGGGATTCGGGAAGGATATTATTCAGACGAAGAAATAAAGGAGTGGATTAACTATGGCAAAATCAGAGAATTTAGACGATACCATTAG
- a CDS encoding AbrB/MazE/SpoVT family DNA-binding domain-containing protein has product MKKCHDCGGIMKERRTFTPDNIPYRYFHCARCGEGIVNMEQLHEVATIYRTLKKYHVKISKWGMSLGVRIPKELAEKYKLKNNEELILIPDKDGIKMVPA; this is encoded by the coding sequence ATGAAAAAATGCCATGACTGCGGCGGAATAATGAAAGAACGGCGAACATTCACGCCAGACAATATTCCGTACCGCTATTTTCACTGCGCACGCTGTGGTGAAGGCATCGTGAATATGGAACAGCTCCACGAGGTCGCCACCATCTACCGCACTCTCAAAAAGTATCACGTCAAAATTTCAAAATGGGGCATGAGCCTCGGCGTGCGCATTCCCAAAGAGCTTGCAGAAAAATATAAGCTAAAAAACAACGAAGAATTAATTCTGATTCCTGATAAAGACGGAATTAAAATGGTGCCGGCTTAA
- a CDS encoding UDP-glucose/GDP-mannose dehydrogenase family protein, with product MKITIIGTGYVGLVSGACLANFGNDVVCLDIDADKIAKLNSGVIPIYEPGLKDLVLANVQKNRLVFTTNKQQAIEHGDVIFVAVGTPSNLDGSVDLRFVDAVAADIGVYINEYKVVVNKSTVPVGTAARVKKLIQEKQKDMGSSYSFDVVSNPEFLREGAAVHDFQNPDRVVIGSDSDTARELMKQLYSAIERVGKPIIFTDIPTAEMIKYASNAMLATRISFMNEISRLCEKVGADVKEVARGMGLDTRIGSRFLQAGAGYGGSCFPKDVRGIIDMARSHDVDFKLLKAVDAVNEEQKQSLLPKIKELVGDVRGKKIAVWGLAFKPKTDDIREAPSLVLIDQLLKEGASVSVFDPEAMEHVKKIYGDKIRYGTDPYDALSGADCLVEMTEWDEFREPDFEKMKQMMKQHCVVDGRNVWEPTTMKEKGFKYVGVGR from the coding sequence ATGAAAATTACAATTATCGGCACGGGCTACGTTGGACTGGTTTCGGGAGCGTGCTTGGCAAACTTCGGCAACGATGTTGTGTGTTTAGATATTGACGCTGACAAAATTGCGAAACTGAATTCCGGTGTGATTCCTATCTACGAGCCTGGGCTGAAGGATTTGGTCCTTGCCAATGTCCAGAAGAACCGTCTGGTATTCACCACAAATAAACAGCAGGCCATTGAGCACGGCGACGTTATTTTTGTTGCGGTTGGAACGCCGTCAAATCTTGACGGCAGTGTTGACCTGCGGTTTGTGGATGCGGTTGCTGCTGACATTGGAGTCTATATCAACGAATACAAGGTTGTTGTGAATAAAAGCACAGTACCAGTGGGCACGGCTGCACGAGTTAAAAAGCTCATTCAAGAAAAACAAAAAGACATGGGCTCTTCCTATTCGTTTGATGTTGTTTCCAATCCAGAATTTTTACGCGAAGGCGCAGCGGTGCATGATTTCCAAAACCCCGACCGCGTTGTTATTGGCTCTGATTCTGATACTGCACGTGAGCTTATGAAACAGCTGTATTCCGCCATTGAGCGGGTGGGGAAACCGATTATTTTTACTGACATTCCAACCGCAGAGATGATAAAATATGCGTCAAACGCCATGTTAGCTACGCGTATTTCTTTTATGAATGAGATTTCACGGCTGTGCGAGAAGGTCGGGGCTGATGTCAAAGAAGTTGCCCGCGGCATGGGGCTGGATACCCGCATTGGTTCACGGTTTTTGCAGGCCGGTGCGGGCTACGGTGGCTCGTGTTTTCCGAAAGACGTGCGTGGCATTATTGATATGGCGCGTTCGCACGATGTTGATTTCAAATTATTGAAGGCAGTTGATGCGGTGAATGAGGAGCAAAAACAAAGCTTATTGCCGAAGATTAAGGAACTCGTTGGCGATGTACGCGGCAAAAAAATTGCAGTATGGGGATTGGCGTTTAAGCCGAAAACAGATGATATTCGTGAAGCGCCATCACTTGTTTTGATTGACCAACTCTTGAAAGAAGGCGCTTCTGTTTCTGTCTTTGACCCTGAAGCCATGGAACATGTCAAAAAAATATACGGCGACAAAATACGATATGGAACTGACCCATATGACGCGCTTTCCGGCGCTGACTGCCTGGTTGAGATGACTGAATGGGATGAATTTAGAGAACCGGACTTTGAGAAGATGAAACAGATGATGAAACAGCACTGTGTTGTTGACGGCAGAAATGTGTGGGAACCAACCACGATGAAGGAGAAGGGATTTAAGTATGTGGGGGTTGGGAGATAG